In Lewinellaceae bacterium, the genomic stretch ACCGGATGGTTGGTATGGACCGGTAGAGGTTGGTATAAAAGCCGACGGGGCGCATGAATTTGATGGAGATCATGACCGGAAGGGTATGCAAGACCTGCTCTACAAGGTGGTGATAAGCAAGGACGCCATTACCTTTATTGGTGTGGGCGCCAATGGTGCTCAGATAAATGACTTTTTTGATGCCGGTTTCGAGAATAGCCTGTTTGTAAGTGTTGGCCAACCGGTTAAATCCTGCCTCAAAGTCCACGTTGGCATCAAACAGACTGCCAATGGCTTCCCAGATCCCCATCAGATAGACCACATCAGCACCCCGGAAGATCCTGGTCAGAAATTCAACATCGGTAACCATTCCGATGGCTGCTTTAGCTCCCAATGCTTCGATAGCTCGTCGCCTCTCGTCGTGACTGCTGATGACGGTAACTGAATGACCATCGTGAACCAATTGCCGGGTAAGCGGCTTGCCTATATTGCCAAGTGAACCGGTGAGGATAATTTTCATGCTGCTGTTTTTTTACTGAAGCAAAATTCCGGCGCAATCAAATAGCAGCTGTGTTCAAATCAACGGATGTTGTGTCAGAAAGGCCGTTAATTACGGACTGCTCTCTGGATGAATCACCATTTTACTGGACTGTATCAGAGGATACCCATGATTAGTTCTGTTTCGAGTTTGCTTTCATCCGCTGACCAGTGTCCGTAAATTTCGATGGATGGGCTGGTCGCATGATAGCCCAGCATGTTGAGTTCAAGGGCCATTCTTTCCCAGGCTTCTTTTAGGTGATGATAGGGGCCGGTATGCATAAAGGAGGCATGCTTATCAAGCGTCAGGGTCATTTTTTCCAGTCCGACATCGACACGGGGAGTATCAATGAGTTCAACTCCGGTAAATACAGTACCGGAATTACCATAAACCCAGATGTTTTTTCCTCTGTTTTCCAGACCCTTTGCTTTAACGACATTCCACATCTTATTGCTTAAAGCAAATGCGGTTGCCGAATAATTTTTATCCGGAGCTTTAGCACCAAATCCATAAATGGTAAGATGCAATTTATCAAGTATTATTTCCATGTTTTGCGAGAGTGTCAATTAGCATCACAACCCATTTTGGAGAACATGCATCAGTACCTACCAGTGCATTTCAGGGACAAAGGCAAGTTCTTGTTGCGGGCATTTAAACCAGATGATTGATTTTGGCATATTGCAGCAGGATGATCGTTTTTGCATCCTTAATCTCTCCCGTATGGATCAAATGATAGGCATCCTCAAAATCCAACTCCAGGACTTCAATATTTTCTTGTTCTTCCATTAAACCGCCTCCCTCACTAACTTTCATTTCCTGGTCGTATTCGGCGACAAAAAAATACAGAACTTCAGTCACGGAGCCTGGTGACATGTAAGACTCAAATATCTTCGTCACTTTACTTATGCGGTACCCCGTCTCTTCTTCTGTTTCTTTTCGAATGCAATCTTCCGGATTGTCTTTATCCAATAATCCGGCACAGGCTTCAATTAACAACCCATTATCGTTTCCATTTATGTAAGTAGGCAACCGGAATTGCCGGGTAAGAATTACCGTTTTTTTAAGCCGGTTGTAGAGCAGTATGGTGGCTCCATTGCCCCGGTCATATGCCTCCCTGGTTTGCGACTCCCATTCTCCATTCTTTTTCTGATAGTCGTAGGTCACTTTATTCAGGACATACCAATTATCGGAGAGGATTTCCTTTTTTTGGATCTTTACCCTATCGTTCTGCATTCACTTGTTCTTTTTTCAGATGCTTGATGGCATGAAAAATTACAACAAAATGATCTATTGCAGGTTTTGGGTTAAATCAGGAATTACCCAGCAGTTTAAATGCAAAATAATTTAACAGACCTTCCAGCGGTTCCATGTTGCCGGCGATCAGGGTGATGTCAGTAAGCGCCGGGATGTGCTGGGCAAAGTAAGTATAGTGATTGGCCATCTCCAGCAGGTTGCTGGACAGCGCCTGGGGGTAGGGGAATTTGGGGTTGACTTCTTTGATGATCTCTGCGATCTCCTGGCACAGGTGCTTATACGTCTCAAAGTGGCCTTTCTGGTTTTCTTCATCGACCGCCTTGCTGTGATAAGCCTTGGTGCCTTCGGTGATCACAATGCGGTGAAGGGCTTCCCGGTCGATGTAGTCCGGTGGCAGGGCCATCTGAATGGTATCGGTGATGGTCTTGATGACGATCTTCAGTTTTTGCCCGGCCTCCTTGATGTTCATCGTGTTGTAGCTGAGGCGGTGTCGCAGCCATTCCCAGTACCAGGAGACCAGATAGACCAGCAGGGCATGCTTATTTTCAAAATAACGGTATACGGAAGCTTCTGTACAACCGATCTGTTCCGCTAACTTCTTGAAGGTAAACGACTCCAGACCCAGTTCATCTATCATACTGATGCTATGCCGGATGATGTTGCGACCCAATTTCGTATCCTGCGGATCTCGCAAAAAAACGGGAGCATCAATCTCCACCTTGATGGAAACGCTCATGCCTCATTTATTTAGTGCGAAAATAGTAATACTATCCAAAACAGTTGTTTTTATGGCATCCCCGGAGCTCCTTTTGTTTGTCAAAGGTAGCCGCTTTGTCCCGTGATCGACAATTCGATCGAAACCTGTCCGGACAGATCCATAGCTCTCAATCTATTGCAAATATAGTAATACTATTATTAATGGGAGTATATTTATCTTTTTGATTTCTGCGATGCCCGGTCCTGAGATAGGGTGCTCGTGAATTTTTATCCGTGAGATAGAGCGAATCCTTAATTTCACGCGCTTAACATTGCTATGCACGACACATGGACATTCAGCGCTGAAAGCCCCCTATGGGATCAGCTTGGCGGTGATGGTTACAGCCTCATCGATGCCTTTCTTTCAGCAGAAGAAGTGGAGCGATCTCTTGACCTGATCCACCGGCGGGAAGAAGAAGACCGCTTTCAATCTGCCGGTATAGGTACGCTGGGAGACTACCAGAAGAACCGGGTCATCCGGAATGACTACATCTGCTGGCTGGATCCTTCCCTGCCGGACCATCCACTCCAATTTTTCTTTGACCGCATCCGGGAGCTTATTCAGGGGCTGAACCGGTACTGCTACCTTGGTCTGCAGGATTTTGAATTTCATCTGGCTTATTATCCGGCCGGATCCTATTACCGCAAGCACCTGGATTCTTTTCGGGGGCGTCATAACCGCATCATAACGGTAGTCTGTTATTTGAATCAGCACTGGACGCGGGGTGACGGTGGAGAATTGGTGATCTATCCGGAGCAGGGCGACAGCATCATGGTAGAGCCCATTGCCGGGAGGGCAGCCGTTTTTTTGAGTGAAACGATACCGCATGAGGTGCTGGAAGCCCACCAGCCACGCTTCAGCATCACCGGATGGTTAACCAAGACCCCGCTGGGAACAGGATTCCTTCACCAGCAGTCGCTCTGAAATAACTCACAGCCAAGCCTTTAAGCAAATCTTAAGCCGTGTCTGCTGCATACTACCTGAAAATGAGCGAATTTAGCGGCATGCGGATTCTGATTGTGGAAGATGAAAAGGGTATATCCCAATTCCTCCAGCAAGGATTGGAAGAAGAAGCTTACCAGGTCACGGTGGCCCAGGATGGTCATGAAGGGCTTTTACGGGGGAAGGATACGGATTTGGACCTTATCTTACTGGACTGGATGCTTCCCGGCATAAGCGGGCTGGAGGTGTGCCGGCAATTACGGGCTGAAGACATTCATACACCCATCATTTTTCTTACAGCAAAGGATACCGTCCCGGAGACCATCGCAGGACTGGAAGCAGGAGCGAATGACTACATCAAGAAGCCTTTCCACTTTGAAGAATTGCTTGCCCGCATCCGGGTGCAATTACGCCCGGCTCAGGAGGTCCACGATCACCTTACCCTGGGAGATATAGTTTTGGATGCCACCGCACACCGTGTATTCCGGGGGGATCAGGAGATTGCACTGACACAGAAAGAGTTTGCATTGCTGAAAT encodes the following:
- a CDS encoding 2OG-Fe(II) oxygenase — encoded protein: MHDTWTFSAESPLWDQLGGDGYSLIDAFLSAEEVERSLDLIHRREEEDRFQSAGIGTLGDYQKNRVIRNDYICWLDPSLPDHPLQFFFDRIRELIQGLNRYCYLGLQDFEFHLAYYPAGSYYRKHLDSFRGRHNRIITVVCYLNQHWTRGDGGELVIYPEQGDSIMVEPIAGRAAVFLSETIPHEVLEAHQPRFSITGWLTKTPLGTGFLHQQSL
- the nudK gene encoding GDP-mannose pyrophosphatase NudK codes for the protein MQNDRVKIQKKEILSDNWYVLNKVTYDYQKKNGEWESQTREAYDRGNGATILLYNRLKKTVILTRQFRLPTYINGNDNGLLIEACAGLLDKDNPEDCIRKETEEETGYRISKVTKIFESYMSPGSVTEVLYFFVAEYDQEMKVSEGGGLMEEQENIEVLELDFEDAYHLIHTGEIKDAKTIILLQYAKINHLV
- a CDS encoding GyrI-like domain-containing protein, whose product is MEIILDKLHLTIYGFGAKAPDKNYSATAFALSNKMWNVVKAKGLENRGKNIWVYGNSGTVFTGVELIDTPRVDVGLEKMTLTLDKHASFMHTGPYHHLKEAWERMALELNMLGYHATSPSIEIYGHWSADESKLETELIMGIL
- a CDS encoding response regulator transcription factor codes for the protein MRILIVEDEKGISQFLQQGLEEEAYQVTVAQDGHEGLLRGKDTDLDLILLDWMLPGISGLEVCRQLRAEDIHTPIIFLTAKDTVPETIAGLEAGANDYIKKPFHFEELLARIRVQLRPAQEVHDHLTLGDIVLDATAHRVFRGDQEIALTQKEFALLKYLLEHKGMVCERTQIIRDVWDIHFDYNTSIIEVYINALRKKLELHKEEDVIQTIRGIGYIARETSL
- a CDS encoding NAD(P)H-binding protein codes for the protein MKIILTGSLGNIGKPLTRQLVHDGHSVTVISSHDERRRAIEALGAKAAIGMVTDVEFLTRIFRGADVVYLMGIWEAIGSLFDANVDFEAGFNRLANTYKQAILETGIKKVIYLSTIGAHTNKGNGVLAYHHLVEQVLHTLPVMISIKFMRPVGFYTNLYRSIPTIRSQNAIVQNFGSDTPEPWVSPLDIAHTIADEIDKPFDGRTVRYITSEEISATEIAKQLGEAIGKSDLKWMVIPDETLLYGMLSLGMNKTIASGFIEMQAAQRNGSLYEDYYRNKPLPGKVKFAEFAKDFALVYSQQD
- a CDS encoding TetR/AcrR family transcriptional regulator; translated protein: MSVSIKVEIDAPVFLRDPQDTKLGRNIIRHSISMIDELGLESFTFKKLAEQIGCTEASVYRYFENKHALLVYLVSWYWEWLRHRLSYNTMNIKEAGQKLKIVIKTITDTIQMALPPDYIDREALHRIVITEGTKAYHSKAVDEENQKGHFETYKHLCQEIAEIIKEVNPKFPYPQALSSNLLEMANHYTYFAQHIPALTDITLIAGNMEPLEGLLNYFAFKLLGNS